A single window of Achromobacter xylosoxidans DNA harbors:
- a CDS encoding flagellar basal body rod protein FlgF, whose translation MDRIIYTAMNGAARITEHQAALSNNMANVNTPGFREQIALYRSVPVNDGVSLPTRVSTVASTPRNNFEMGNMQTTGRDLDVALASSNGWIAVQTPQGEAYTRAGSLQVGVNGLLQTSLGQPVMSDQNGIIDVPDQAALTITSDGTITAIGAGDAPNNILNLGRIKLANPPEAQLVHGDDGVFRLAPVNGQPAPPVPADPSLRVLSGVLEGSNTNPMAAMVGMIENARRFEQQMQVVQQADRNAERANGILSVS comes from the coding sequence ATGGATCGAATCATCTACACCGCCATGAATGGCGCAGCGCGGATCACGGAGCACCAGGCCGCGCTCTCCAACAACATGGCCAACGTGAACACGCCGGGCTTTCGCGAGCAGATCGCGCTGTACCGGTCGGTTCCGGTGAATGACGGCGTGAGCCTGCCGACGCGTGTTTCGACGGTGGCGTCGACGCCCCGCAACAACTTCGAAATGGGCAACATGCAGACCACCGGCCGCGACCTGGACGTGGCCCTGGCCAGCTCCAACGGCTGGATCGCGGTGCAGACCCCGCAGGGCGAGGCCTATACCCGCGCCGGCAGCCTGCAGGTGGGCGTGAACGGCCTGTTGCAGACCTCGCTGGGCCAGCCGGTGATGTCCGACCAGAACGGCATCATCGACGTGCCCGACCAGGCCGCGCTGACGATCACCTCGGACGGCACCATCACCGCCATCGGCGCCGGCGACGCGCCCAACAACATCCTCAACCTGGGGCGTATCAAGCTGGCCAATCCGCCCGAGGCGCAATTGGTGCATGGCGACGACGGCGTCTTCCGCCTGGCGCCGGTCAACGGCCAGCCGGCCCCGCCGGTGCCGGCCGACCCCAGCCTGCGGGTGCTGTCCGGCGTGCTGGAAGGCAGCAATACCAATCCCATGGCGGCGATGGTGGGCATGATCGAAAACGCCCGCCGCTTCGAGCAGCAGATGCAGGTGGTGCAGCAGGCGGATCGCAACGCCGAACGCGCCAACGGCATCCTCTCGGTTTCCTGA